A stretch of Noviherbaspirillum cavernae DNA encodes these proteins:
- the arsC gene encoding arsenate reductase (glutaredoxin) (This arsenate reductase requires both glutathione and glutaredoxin to convert arsenate to arsenite, after which the efflux transporter formed by ArsA and ArsB can extrude the arsenite from the cell, providing resistance.), with translation MDITIYHNPNCGTSRNTLALIRNTGVEPRIVDYVSKPPSREVLTDMIARSGLSVRAALREKGTPYAELGLDDPSLGDEALLDAMLAHPILINRPFVVTPMGVRLCRPSELVLDILPLPQQGPFTKEDGEAVIDAQGKRTAKNV, from the coding sequence ATGGATATCACGATCTATCACAACCCGAACTGCGGCACGTCCCGCAACACGCTGGCCCTGATCCGCAACACCGGCGTCGAACCGCGCATCGTCGATTACGTCAGCAAGCCGCCGAGCCGCGAGGTGCTGACGGACATGATCGCCAGGAGCGGCCTGAGCGTGCGCGCGGCGCTGCGCGAAAAGGGCACGCCGTATGCCGAGCTGGGCCTCGACGATCCGTCGCTTGGCGACGAGGCATTGCTCGACGCGATGCTGGCGCACCCGATACTCATCAACCGGCCCTTCGTCGTCACGCCGATGGGAGTGCGGCTCTGCCGTCCGTCGGAGCTCGTGCTGGACATCCTGCCGTTGCCGCAGCAAGGTCCGTTCACGAAGGAAGACGGCGAAGCCGTGATCGACGCGCAGGGAAAGAGGACGGCGAAAAATGTCTGA
- a CDS encoding DEAD/DEAH box helicase produces MIDAAALLGRFRPRITLQTLSRGDGLLGMRPSGQFGPRGGNVTVAQIDWIYVTDDGIRWEIPAPSTILNRRPSSSQFLEDEQGRRVLLRDLDAEADALDRVWDLGLLPLPADTLQWRSDKSESEHVHGPLWTLVQEDFFGDFWAEKLPELQAEAWAVVVRPGFAHESVPVEAWHLIVNPATGEVLGKEVAARMRGRTPTITPLDQTTHEGSWLLTLGIEIDGQMLDLVPLLVTLLQRDARWLDAKKLAAIDDKELVRLRAPGGRRIDALAAPLKAIVAGMLDLLTDPRRREGPLPLSSWDAQRFDIMCASLLETQRERAGAHGAWQLQGDAGLRALAQRLNTAGGMQAIEPPSGLGVRLRPYQLHGVAWLQYLREHHLAGILADDMGLGKTAQALAHLLLEKQSGRLGCPALVVLPTSLVFNWQAEARRMAPSLRVLTLQGADRADDFCRMAEHDVVLTTYPLLWRDISALKMQPFHLLILDEAQTIKNAASRSAGAVRRLQARHRLCITGTPLENHLGELWTQFDFLMPGFLGDARSFARRWRRPIEVNGETLRAQLLAQRVRPFILRRRKEEVAAELPPRTEVVKRVQLQGHQRDLYESVRVAADEQVRRILQRKSFAGAQITILDALLKLRQVCCDPYLLKGITPHDDMERAKLEMLRDLLPALVAEGRRILVFSQFTEMLGLIEAELDALQLPWLALTGKTPPAARGAVVAQFQDKSVPILLISLKAGGVGLNLTAADTVIHMDPWWNPAVEEQATARAHRIGQAQTVFVYKLVVEGSIEERMLELQARKSALAEGVLGSDAGLAQKFSADDLQALLAPLG; encoded by the coding sequence ATGATCGACGCTGCTGCACTCCTCGGACGCTTCCGTCCGCGCATCACGCTGCAAACCCTGAGCCGTGGCGACGGCCTGCTGGGGATGCGGCCTTCCGGCCAGTTCGGCCCGCGCGGCGGCAATGTGACGGTGGCGCAGATCGACTGGATCTACGTCACCGATGATGGCATTCGCTGGGAGATACCGGCGCCGTCAACGATACTGAACCGTCGCCCTTCTTCCTCGCAATTCCTGGAGGATGAACAGGGGCGGCGTGTGCTGCTGCGCGACCTTGATGCCGAAGCGGATGCACTGGATCGGGTGTGGGACCTGGGCCTGCTGCCGCTGCCCGCTGACACCTTGCAGTGGCGCTCCGATAAGAGCGAGAGCGAGCACGTGCACGGACCCTTGTGGACGCTGGTGCAGGAGGATTTCTTCGGCGATTTCTGGGCGGAGAAGCTGCCCGAGCTGCAGGCCGAAGCTTGGGCCGTGGTGGTGCGCCCCGGTTTTGCGCACGAGAGCGTGCCGGTCGAGGCCTGGCACCTGATCGTCAACCCCGCAACGGGCGAAGTGCTGGGCAAGGAAGTGGCGGCGCGCATGCGGGGCCGCACACCCACCATCACACCCCTCGATCAAACGACCCATGAAGGCTCATGGCTGCTGACGCTCGGGATCGAGATCGACGGCCAGATGCTGGATCTGGTGCCGCTGCTGGTCACCCTGCTGCAACGCGATGCACGCTGGCTGGATGCGAAAAAGCTGGCCGCGATCGACGACAAGGAACTGGTGCGCCTGCGCGCGCCCGGCGGCCGGCGCATCGATGCATTGGCAGCGCCGCTCAAGGCGATCGTTGCCGGCATGCTGGACTTGCTGACCGACCCGCGTCGCAGGGAAGGACCGCTGCCGCTGTCGTCCTGGGACGCGCAGCGATTCGACATCATGTGCGCGAGCCTGCTGGAGACGCAGCGCGAACGTGCCGGCGCACACGGCGCATGGCAGCTGCAAGGCGACGCAGGATTGCGCGCATTGGCGCAGCGGCTGAACACCGCCGGCGGCATGCAGGCAATCGAGCCGCCGTCCGGCCTGGGCGTGCGCTTGCGCCCCTATCAATTGCATGGCGTGGCGTGGTTGCAATACCTGCGCGAGCATCATCTGGCCGGCATCCTGGCCGACGACATGGGCCTGGGCAAGACGGCGCAGGCGCTCGCGCACCTGTTGCTTGAAAAGCAGTCTGGCCGGCTCGGCTGTCCCGCGCTGGTCGTGCTGCCGACCTCGCTGGTGTTCAACTGGCAAGCCGAGGCCAGGCGCATGGCGCCGAGTCTGCGCGTGCTGACCTTGCAGGGCGCCGACCGCGCGGACGATTTCTGCCGCATGGCCGAACACGATGTCGTGCTGACCACCTATCCATTGCTGTGGCGCGATATTTCCGCGTTGAAGATGCAGCCATTCCACCTGCTGATCCTGGATGAGGCGCAAACGATAAAGAACGCCGCCAGCCGCAGCGCCGGCGCGGTGCGCAGGCTGCAGGCGCGCCATCGCCTGTGCATTACCGGCACGCCGCTGGAAAATCACCTGGGCGAATTGTGGACGCAGTTTGATTTCCTGATGCCGGGTTTTCTCGGCGATGCGCGCAGCTTCGCGCGCCGGTGGCGCAGGCCGATCGAGGTCAATGGCGAAACGCTGCGGGCGCAATTGCTGGCGCAACGGGTGCGGCCCTTCATCCTGCGTCGTCGCAAGGAAGAAGTCGCTGCCGAGCTGCCGCCCAGAACCGAAGTCGTCAAGCGCGTGCAATTGCAGGGCCATCAGCGCGATCTCTACGAAAGCGTGCGCGTCGCCGCCGATGAACAGGTGCGCCGCATCCTGCAACGCAAGAGCTTTGCCGGCGCACAAATCACCATCCTCGATGCGCTGCTGAAACTGCGGCAAGTATGCTGCGATCCCTATCTGCTCAAGGGCATCACGCCACACGACGACATGGAACGCGCCAAGCTGGAAATGCTGCGCGACCTGCTGCCCGCCCTGGTGGCCGAGGGCCGCCGGATTCTGGTGTTCTCCCAGTTCACCGAAATGCTGGGCCTGATCGAGGCGGAACTGGACGCGCTGCAATTACCGTGGCTGGCATTGACCGGCAAGACGCCGCCTGCGGCGCGCGGCGCAGTGGTGGCGCAATTCCAGGACAAGAGCGTGCCGATCCTGTTGATCAGCCTGAAGGCCGGCGGCGTCGGGCTCAACCTCACCGCTGCCGACACCGTGATCCACATGGACCCGTGGTGGAACCCTGCGGTGGAGGAACAGGCCACCGCCCGCGCCCACCGCATCGGGCAGGCACAAACCGTATTCGTCTACAAGTTGGTGGTCGAGGGCAGCATCGAGGAGCGCATGCTGGAACTGCAGGCGCGCAAGTCAGCGCTGGCAGAAGGCGTGCTCGGCAGCGATGCAGGATTGGCGCAGAAGTTCAGTGCCGACGATCTGCAGGCCTTGCTCGCGCCATTGGGGTGA
- a CDS encoding sensor domain-containing protein produces MPDFADLLLDAVFMVDVLGRIVYVSAACERIFGYTPGEMIGRELFDFLAPEDRATTRDEAKQVMAGYPRIGFENRYVRKDGRRASIMWSARWSEADQLRIGVARDVTKRKHAEAMQAATYAISEAAHTAGDLVALFREIHRIIAELLPVAGFTIAMCDAHTGRLAFPYPLDDQADAPAEQEAIASRMCTDVIGSGQSKLLHHRSPAALSDASASSGGSASWLAVPLFSQQGAMGALIVKSRAGTFYTEQDQELLQFVSTQVATAIERKQLHAELLRMAQYDALTGLPNRRLFHDRMEIALARNRREQKRVAVLYVDLDDFKRVNDLLGHAAGDLLLQEVSRRLTQCVREEDTVARLGGDEFVVLLEHVPLPGDAAIVAEKIRSAVSQQASIDGQQLRMLPSIGIAFHPDHGDDAEQLLKHADKAMYSAKTVKVRGSE; encoded by the coding sequence ATGCCCGACTTCGCAGATCTGCTGCTCGACGCCGTATTCATGGTCGATGTTCTCGGACGCATCGTGTACGTCAGCGCGGCATGCGAGCGTATCTTCGGCTACACGCCCGGCGAGATGATCGGCAGGGAATTGTTTGACTTCCTCGCGCCGGAAGACCGCGCGACGACCAGGGACGAAGCCAAACAGGTCATGGCCGGGTACCCGCGGATCGGTTTCGAAAACCGCTATGTCCGCAAGGATGGCCGTCGCGCCAGCATCATGTGGTCCGCCCGCTGGTCCGAAGCCGACCAGTTGAGAATTGGTGTCGCACGCGACGTCACGAAGCGAAAACACGCCGAAGCGATGCAGGCAGCCACGTATGCCATCTCCGAAGCTGCGCACACGGCCGGCGACCTCGTGGCGCTGTTCCGCGAAATTCACCGGATCATTGCCGAGCTGCTGCCTGTTGCCGGTTTCACCATCGCGATGTGCGACGCACACACCGGCCGGCTCGCGTTTCCCTACCCCCTTGACGATCAAGCCGACGCGCCCGCCGAACAGGAAGCGATCGCGAGCCGGATGTGTACCGACGTCATCGGCAGCGGGCAATCGAAACTGCTGCACCACCGATCGCCGGCTGCCTTGTCCGATGCTTCCGCATCTTCCGGCGGCAGTGCATCCTGGCTGGCCGTACCGCTTTTTTCGCAACAAGGCGCAATGGGCGCATTGATCGTGAAGAGCCGCGCCGGCACGTTCTACACCGAGCAAGACCAGGAGCTGCTGCAGTTCGTCTCGACACAGGTGGCAACGGCCATCGAGCGCAAGCAACTGCACGCGGAACTCCTGAGGATGGCGCAATACGACGCGCTGACCGGCCTGCCCAACCGGCGCCTGTTCCATGACCGGATGGAGATCGCGCTCGCCAGAAACCGGCGCGAACAGAAGCGGGTGGCGGTGCTCTACGTCGATCTGGACGACTTCAAGCGTGTCAACGACTTGCTCGGCCATGCAGCCGGTGATCTGCTGCTGCAGGAAGTCTCGCGACGGCTGACGCAGTGCGTGCGCGAGGAAGACACTGTCGCCCGCCTGGGCGGCGACGAGTTTGTGGTGCTGCTGGAGCATGTGCCGCTGCCCGGAGACGCCGCGATCGTCGCGGAAAAGATCCGGAGTGCGGTCAGTCAGCAGGCAAGCATCGACGGACAACAGCTCCGGATGCTGCCGAGCATCGGCATTGCGTTCCATCCCGACCATGGCGATGACGCGGAGCAGCTTCTGAAGCACGCCGACAAGGCGATGTACTCGGCAAAAACGGTCAAGGTTCGCGGGTCGGAATAG
- a CDS encoding 2-keto-4-pentenoate hydratase has product MSQNRSSVTAAASILAARRTSNEQGPRLPESCRPLDTDTALAIQAAVTAQLGERIGGWKCGMPVQGATVLAPIHAGTIHTASPCAALARTGQVRIEPELAFILGHDLPPRDAPYSTAEVDAAITRTHLALELIDSRYSNPGEADFAENLADGLLNQGLFIGPQVDGEKARMTGAMPISVTLESGEATQLDGRHPNAEPRAPLYWLVEFLRSKGQGLRAGQAVITGSYAGSFDVPAEQEITIRYGELGVLKVRFAPAAPPAPPAPTAPT; this is encoded by the coding sequence GCATCCTCGCAGCGCGCCGCACGAGCAATGAACAAGGGCCGCGTCTGCCCGAATCGTGCCGCCCGCTCGACACGGACACCGCCCTCGCCATCCAGGCCGCCGTCACCGCGCAGCTTGGCGAACGCATCGGCGGCTGGAAATGCGGCATGCCGGTTCAGGGCGCAACCGTCCTGGCGCCTATCCATGCCGGCACCATCCACACCGCAAGTCCATGCGCGGCGTTGGCACGTACCGGACAGGTACGGATCGAGCCGGAACTCGCCTTCATCCTCGGCCATGACCTGCCGCCACGCGATGCACCCTACAGCACCGCAGAAGTCGATGCCGCGATCACCCGCACGCATCTGGCGCTGGAATTGATCGACAGCCGCTACAGCAATCCGGGCGAAGCCGACTTCGCCGAGAATCTGGCCGATGGCTTGCTCAATCAAGGCCTGTTCATCGGGCCGCAGGTGGATGGCGAGAAGGCACGCATGACCGGCGCGATGCCGATCAGCGTGACGCTGGAATCGGGCGAGGCAACGCAACTGGACGGCCGCCATCCGAATGCGGAACCGCGTGCGCCGCTGTACTGGCTGGTTGAATTCCTGCGCAGCAAGGGCCAGGGCTTGCGCGCCGGCCAGGCCGTGATCACCGGCTCCTACGCCGGCAGCTTCGATGTGCCTGCGGAGCAGGAGATCACGATTCGATACGGCGAGCTCGGCGTGCTGAAGGTGCGTTTTGCCCCCGCGGCACCGCCAGCACCGCCGGCACCAACAGCGCCGACATGA
- a CDS encoding ArsR/SmtB family transcription factor has translation METKSAITALAALAQDSRLAVFRLLVQAGPEGMAASRIAEALDIPPSSLSFHLKELTHADMVSQTKDGRSLIYAVNFDTMNDLVAFLTENCCGGAPCTPARKRR, from the coding sequence ATGGAAACGAAATCCGCAATCACCGCCCTGGCCGCGTTGGCCCAGGATTCGCGCCTTGCCGTGTTCCGCCTGTTGGTGCAGGCCGGGCCGGAAGGCATGGCCGCCAGCCGGATCGCCGAGGCGCTGGACATTCCGCCGTCATCGCTGTCCTTCCATTTGAAGGAGCTGACCCACGCCGATATGGTGAGCCAGACCAAGGACGGCCGCTCGCTGATCTATGCGGTGAACTTCGACACGATGAATGATCTTGTGGCCTTCCTGACCGAGAACTGTTGCGGCGGCGCGCCATGCACGCCGGCCCGGAAGCGTCGTTGA
- the arsH gene encoding arsenical resistance protein ArsH, translating into MSDQLANLPNINGAHLDVPTLDKLDPANVSTHPPRILLLYGSLRERSYSKLLVQEAERILQHFGAETRVFDPHGLPMVDSVAPDHPKVQELRRLSEWSEGQVWCSPERHGTLTGVFKSQIDWLPLEIGAIRPTQGRTLAVMQVSGGSQSFNAVNALRVLGRWMRMVTIPNQSSVAKAYQEFDESGRMKPSPYYERLVDVMEELYKFTLLVRDRADYLTSRYSERKEEMRELPAL; encoded by the coding sequence ATGTCTGACCAGCTCGCCAACCTGCCGAACATCAACGGCGCGCATCTCGACGTGCCGACACTCGACAAGCTCGACCCGGCAAACGTGTCGACGCATCCACCGCGCATCCTGCTGCTGTATGGCTCCTTGCGCGAACGCTCCTACAGCAAGCTGCTGGTGCAGGAAGCGGAGCGCATCCTTCAGCACTTTGGCGCCGAGACGCGCGTGTTCGATCCGCACGGATTGCCGATGGTCGATAGCGTCGCACCGGATCATCCCAAGGTGCAGGAACTGCGCAGGCTGTCGGAATGGTCGGAGGGCCAGGTCTGGTGCAGCCCGGAGCGGCACGGCACGCTGACCGGCGTGTTCAAGTCGCAGATCGACTGGCTGCCGCTGGAAATCGGCGCAATCCGCCCGACCCAGGGGCGCACGCTGGCCGTCATGCAGGTTTCGGGCGGCTCGCAATCGTTCAACGCCGTCAACGCGTTGCGCGTGCTCGGCCGCTGGATGCGGATGGTGACCATCCCGAATCAATCATCCGTCGCCAAGGCGTATCAGGAGTTCGACGAAAGCGGACGCATGAAACCGTCGCCCTATTACGAGCGGCTGGTGGATGTGATGGAAGAGCTGTACAAGTTCACGCTGCTGGTGCGCGACCGTGCGGACTACCTCACCAGCAGGTACAGCGAGCGCAAGGAAGAGATGCGGGAGCTGCCCGCGTTGTAG
- the arsN2 gene encoding arsenic resistance N-acetyltransferase ArsN2 yields MKFDIRPAVPSDLPSILNLLQESGLPFQDVDLARLRRFLVADAGSGIAGCVGLECHAADALLRSLAVQPAVRHAGLGSLLAAAIEEEARGIGVTSLYLLTMTAADFFARRGYRVVARTSAPQSLQQTTEFAGLCPSQAVCLHKRLT; encoded by the coding sequence ATGAAATTCGATATCCGCCCCGCCGTGCCGAGCGATCTGCCATCGATTCTGAATCTGCTGCAGGAGAGCGGCTTGCCGTTTCAGGATGTCGATCTTGCACGCTTGCGGCGGTTTCTGGTGGCGGATGCCGGCTCCGGCATCGCAGGCTGCGTCGGCCTGGAATGCCACGCAGCGGATGCCTTGCTGCGCTCGCTGGCGGTGCAGCCTGCCGTGCGCCATGCGGGATTGGGATCGCTGCTGGCCGCGGCGATCGAGGAAGAGGCGCGCGGCATCGGCGTCACCTCGCTCTACTTGCTGACCATGACGGCGGCGGACTTTTTCGCGCGGCGCGGTTACCGCGTTGTCGCCCGCACAAGCGCGCCGCAGTCGCTGCAACAGACGACCGAGTTTGCGGGCCTGTGTCCATCGCAGGCAGTCTGCCTGCACAAGAGATTGACATGA
- a CDS encoding D-amino acid dehydrogenase translates to MRVLVLGSGIVGVTSAYYLAKAGHEVTVIDRQSGPALETSFANAGQISPGYAAPWAAPGIPLKAMKWMVQKHAPLSITPDGTLFQLRWMWQMLQNCTAERYAVNKERMVRLAEYSRDCFKTLRAETGIAYEGRQQGTLQLFRTEEQYAGAAKDIKVLQDAGVPFELLTRDELERAEPALKAVRQKLVGGLRLPNDETGDCQLFSTRLAQMAEALGVKFRYGESIDTLAFNNSEVAGVVCGSRIEQADAYVVALGSYSRNFLQKLVDIPVYPLKGYSITVPIVNAQSAPVSTILDETYKIAITRFDDRIRVGGMAEIAGFNKELNPKRRATLEMVVNDLFPGGGDTSQATFWTGLRPMTPDGTPIVGRTAVKNLFLNTGHGTLGWTMSCGSGQLISDLISGRKPAISSDSLSVLRYAKSHGDATSTPAYA, encoded by the coding sequence ATGCGCGTCCTCGTTCTGGGTAGCGGTATCGTGGGTGTCACCAGTGCTTACTATCTGGCCAAGGCCGGCCACGAAGTCACGGTCATCGATCGCCAGTCCGGCCCGGCGCTGGAGACGAGCTTTGCCAATGCGGGCCAGATCTCGCCCGGCTATGCGGCACCGTGGGCCGCGCCCGGCATCCCCTTGAAGGCGATGAAGTGGATGGTGCAGAAGCATGCGCCGCTGTCGATCACGCCGGACGGCACGCTGTTCCAGCTGCGCTGGATGTGGCAGATGCTGCAGAACTGCACCGCGGAACGATACGCGGTCAACAAGGAGCGCATGGTGCGTCTGGCCGAATACAGCCGCGACTGCTTCAAGACCCTGCGCGCGGAAACCGGCATTGCCTACGAGGGCCGCCAGCAAGGCACGCTGCAGCTGTTTCGCACCGAGGAGCAATACGCGGGCGCGGCCAAGGACATCAAGGTGCTGCAGGATGCCGGCGTGCCTTTCGAGCTGCTGACGCGCGACGAACTCGAACGCGCCGAACCCGCGCTGAAGGCGGTCAGGCAAAAGCTGGTGGGCGGCTTGCGCCTGCCGAACGACGAGACCGGCGACTGCCAACTCTTCAGCACGCGGCTGGCACAGATGGCCGAGGCGCTCGGTGTGAAATTCCGTTACGGCGAAAGCATCGATACGCTGGCATTCAACAACAGCGAAGTCGCAGGCGTCGTGTGCGGCAGCCGCATCGAGCAGGCCGATGCCTATGTCGTTGCACTCGGCAGCTATTCCAGGAATTTTCTGCAGAAGCTTGTCGACATTCCGGTCTATCCGCTGAAGGGCTATTCCATCACGGTGCCGATCGTGAATGCGCAATCCGCGCCGGTGTCCACCATCCTCGACGAAACCTACAAGATCGCCATCACGCGCTTCGACGACCGCATCCGCGTCGGCGGCATGGCGGAGATCGCCGGCTTCAACAAGGAGCTGAACCCGAAACGGCGCGCCACGCTGGAGATGGTCGTCAACGACCTGTTCCCGGGCGGCGGCGATACGTCACAAGCGACGTTCTGGACCGGCCTGCGCCCGATGACGCCGGACGGCACGCCGATCGTCGGCCGCACCGCCGTGAAGAACCTGTTCCTCAACACCGGCCACGGCACGCTGGGCTGGACCATGTCCTGCGGTTCGGGCCAACTGATTTCCGATCTCATCTCCGGCAGGAAGCCGGCGATCAGCTCGGACAGCCTGTCAGTGCTGCGCTACGCGAAATCACATGGTGATGCGACAAGCACGCCCGCCTATGCATAA
- a CDS encoding Lrp/AsnC ligand binding domain-containing protein — MRIQKESMRALDKIDKHILQLLQQDGRMAMKELAEQVGLSITPCIERVKRMERDGVISGYYARINPAAVGVNLLVFVEITLNHKSAKTFEQFRREVLRIPEVMECHLVSGDFDYLIKARIREMAEYRKLLGDMLLQLPGAAQSKSYVVMEEIKETLGLALEE, encoded by the coding sequence ATGCGTATCCAGAAGGAATCGATGCGTGCGCTGGACAAGATCGACAAGCACATCCTGCAACTGCTGCAACAGGATGGCCGCATGGCAATGAAGGAGCTGGCGGAGCAGGTCGGCCTGTCCATCACGCCCTGCATCGAGCGGGTCAAGCGCATGGAGCGCGACGGCGTGATCTCCGGCTACTACGCGCGCATCAACCCCGCCGCCGTCGGCGTCAACCTGCTGGTGTTTGTCGAGATCACGCTCAACCACAAGTCGGCCAAAACCTTCGAACAGTTCCGGCGTGAAGTGCTGCGCATTCCGGAAGTGATGGAATGCCACCTGGTGTCGGGCGATTTCGATTACCTGATCAAGGCGCGCATCCGCGAGATGGCGGAATACCGCAAGCTGCTGGGCGACATGCTGCTGCAGCTGCCCGGCGCGGCGCAGTCGAAGAGTTATGTGGTGATGGAGGAGATCAAGGAGACGCTGGGGTTGGCGCTGGAGGAGTAG
- the alr gene encoding alanine racemase, producing the protein MNADMQRAGAILTIDLDAVRDNHRLLRARTGGAVCAAVMKADAYGLGAQQVAPVLANDGCRHFFVAHLDEGIRLRAVLPPDAEVFVLHGPPVGAEREFVAHNLIPVLNSLQQTTAWSALARQMNARLPALLQVDTGMSRMGMPDEEIDVLLPDAEILAPLELRYLMSHLACAEVQDHPMNAAQLRKFHAIRARFPAMPACLANSSGIFLGPDYHFDLVRPGAALYGIAPVAGMANPMRSVVRLQGKIIQTRTIRQGDYVGYGISYSATGTRDIATVAVGYADGWLRAMSNRGAGFIDGVRVPFVGTVSMDSITLDVTGIDKAKLAAGALVDLICPEHPVDAVAALAGSIGYEILTSLGRRYHREYLAPQDDLPQAASNRTALRAA; encoded by the coding sequence ATGAACGCAGATATGCAGCGCGCCGGCGCAATCCTGACCATCGACCTCGATGCAGTACGCGACAACCATCGCCTGCTGCGGGCACGCACTGGAGGAGCGGTGTGTGCCGCGGTGATGAAGGCCGATGCCTACGGCCTGGGCGCGCAACAGGTTGCGCCGGTGCTCGCGAACGACGGTTGCCGGCATTTCTTCGTCGCCCATCTCGATGAAGGCATCCGCCTGCGCGCCGTGCTGCCGCCCGATGCCGAGGTGTTCGTCCTGCATGGGCCGCCGGTCGGCGCGGAGCGCGAATTCGTCGCGCACAATCTGATTCCGGTATTGAACAGCCTGCAGCAGACGACGGCATGGTCCGCTCTGGCAAGGCAGATGAATGCACGCCTGCCCGCGCTGCTGCAGGTCGATACCGGCATGTCGCGCATGGGCATGCCGGATGAGGAGATCGATGTGCTGCTGCCGGACGCGGAAATCCTTGCACCGCTGGAACTGCGCTACCTGATGAGCCATCTGGCCTGCGCCGAAGTCCAGGACCATCCCATGAACGCCGCGCAGTTGCGGAAGTTCCATGCGATCCGCGCACGCTTTCCCGCCATGCCGGCCTGCCTGGCCAATTCCTCCGGCATCTTCCTCGGGCCGGATTACCACTTCGATCTGGTGCGGCCCGGTGCGGCGCTGTACGGCATCGCGCCGGTGGCCGGCATGGCCAATCCGATGCGGTCCGTGGTTCGTTTGCAAGGAAAAATCATCCAGACCCGCACCATCCGCCAGGGCGATTACGTCGGCTACGGCATCAGCTACAGCGCCACCGGCACACGCGACATCGCGACGGTAGCCGTCGGCTATGCCGACGGCTGGCTGCGCGCGATGAGCAATCGCGGAGCCGGATTCATCGACGGCGTCAGGGTGCCGTTCGTCGGCACGGTATCGATGGACAGCATCACGCTCGATGTGACCGGGATCGACAAGGCGAAACTGGCCGCTGGCGCATTGGTGGATTTGATCTGCCCGGAACATCCGGTCGATGCGGTCGCGGCGCTGGCCGGCAGCATCGGCTACGAGATCCTGACGAGCCTGGGCCGCCGCTACCATCGCGAATACCTCGCACCGCAGGACGACCTGCCGCAGGCGGCATCGAATCGCACCGCATTGCGCGCGGCGTGA
- the arsB gene encoding ACR3 family arsenite efflux transporter: MNASSAASTARHAAPAIGFFERYLTAWVALCIVAGIVLGQLFPGVFHAIARLEIAQVNIPVGILIWVMIIPMLIKIDFGALVQIRSEWRGIGVTLFINWLVKPFSMALLGWIFIRHLFAGWLPAEQLDSYIAGLILLAAAPCTAMVFVWSQLCKGDPYFTLSQVALNDAIMIVAFAPIVALLLGLSAITVPWDTLLASVVLYIVIPVILAQSIRKTLLARGRGVFERAVSRLGPYSIVALLLTLVLLFAFQGEAIVSQPLVIALLAVPILIQVVFNSGLAYLLNRKLGVPHCVAGPSSLIGASNFFELAVATAISLFGFQSGAALATVVGALIEVPVMLLVVNVVNRSRQWYEAKA; this comes from the coding sequence ATGAACGCCTCCTCTGCCGCATCAACCGCCCGCCACGCCGCACCCGCAATCGGCTTCTTCGAACGCTACCTGACGGCATGGGTGGCGCTGTGCATTGTCGCCGGCATCGTGCTGGGACAGCTTTTTCCTGGCGTCTTCCACGCCATCGCGCGGCTGGAAATCGCGCAAGTCAACATCCCGGTCGGCATCCTGATCTGGGTGATGATCATCCCGATGCTGATCAAGATCGATTTCGGCGCGCTCGTGCAGATCAGGAGCGAATGGCGCGGCATCGGCGTGACGCTGTTCATCAACTGGCTGGTCAAGCCGTTCTCGATGGCGCTGCTGGGCTGGATTTTCATTCGCCATCTGTTTGCCGGCTGGCTGCCGGCGGAGCAGCTGGACAGCTACATCGCCGGCCTGATCCTGCTGGCGGCCGCGCCCTGCACCGCGATGGTGTTCGTCTGGAGCCAGCTGTGCAAGGGCGATCCGTATTTCACGCTGTCGCAGGTCGCGCTCAACGACGCGATCATGATCGTCGCGTTCGCCCCGATCGTCGCGCTCCTGCTCGGCTTGTCCGCGATCACCGTGCCGTGGGATACGCTGCTCGCCTCGGTCGTCCTGTACATCGTCATCCCGGTCATTCTGGCGCAATCGATACGCAAGACGCTGCTGGCGCGAGGCAGGGGCGTGTTCGAGCGCGCCGTGTCCAGGCTCGGTCCGTACTCGATCGTGGCGCTGTTGCTGACGCTGGTGCTGCTGTTTGCATTCCAGGGCGAGGCGATCGTCAGCCAGCCGCTGGTCATTGCCCTGCTGGCCGTGCCCATCCTGATCCAGGTCGTGTTCAACTCGGGCCTGGCCTATCTGCTGAATCGCAAGCTGGGCGTGCCGCATTGCGTGGCCGGGCCGTCGAGCCTGATCGGCGCATCCAATTTCTTCGAGCTGGCGGTCGCAACCGCGATCAGCCTGTTCGGCTTTCAATCGGGTGCGGCGCTGGCGACCGTGGTCGGCGCGTTGATCGAGGTGCCGGTCATGCTGCTGGTCGTCAATGTCGTGAATCGTTCTCGTCAATGGTATGAAGCAAAGGCATAA